GGGAATATTCATGAGCAAAACAATTCAGGAAAATCTGATGGTGGATACAACGAGGATGGCGGAATTATCTATACAAGTCCAAAAAATCTAGTTACAGATACAAATTCAAAATTCACACTAGAGAACGAAAACAATATTTCAAGCAGATTAAAACAAAAAATAGTTATGGAAGTAAAAAAACTTAACCCTAAAGTTGAAGAAATTTACGTGTCTGCCAATCGTGCTTTTGTAAACCAATTAAACGTCTATGCTCAGGAAACCTGGAGAGGAAAATCATTAAAACCATATGTAAAGGAATTTAACGAATCAGTAAAGCTTTATTTCAGTAATCTTCCTAAAAAGCAACATTAAAATATCTTGGTAATAATGACCACCACAGAACGTTGTCGTGACAAAGCTATTTTTATTATAGCTTTGTCTTTTTTTTAAAATGTCTCTCAATCGGTATCATTAACATCAACTATTCACTTTTATAGGTAAAATAGTGTTATAATTATTCATGAAACATATAGGAAAACACCTATTTGTTTATTTGTATTGAGGAGGCCAATCATTTGGAAGTTTTTGCAGCAGGTATAATGGGATTATTTTTTCTTTTTGGCTTAATATTATTAGCTTTAAATATCATTACAAGTGTTTGGGCATACAGAGATGCCAGAAGAAAAGGAAATTCTAAAGAATATGCGATCGTTGTA
The window above is part of the Chengkuizengella sp. SCS-71B genome. Proteins encoded here:
- a CDS encoding PLDc N-terminal domain-containing protein, which translates into the protein MGLFFLFGLILLALNIITSVWAYRDARRKGNSKEYAIVVLIGTIFFPILGLIVYLIIRND